In Planctomycetota bacterium, the following are encoded in one genomic region:
- a CDS encoding cupin domain-containing protein: MYEKTTDTDQLQWQPLDFKGVTMKVMHQDETTGEMTVMTRIEAGAEIPRHKHTKAAETVFVLEGDFIEDGHSFQKGSFLSDPANKFHGPHRSKGGCTVLTTFSDELDFVLDESE; the protein is encoded by the coding sequence ATGTACGAGAAGACGACCGACACCGATCAACTTCAGTGGCAACCACTCGACTTCAAGGGCGTGACAATGAAGGTGATGCACCAAGACGAAACAACGGGCGAAATGACCGTCATGACGCGCATCGAAGCCGGCGCGGAGATCCCTCGGCACAAACATACGAAGGCCGCCGAAACGGTGTTCGTTCTCGAAGGCGATTTCATCGAGGACGGTCACAGCTTCCAAAAGGGATCGTTCTTGAGCGATCCGGCCAACAAGTTCCACGGTCCGCACCGCAGCAAGGGTGGATGCACAGTGCTGACGACTTTTTCCGATGAACTGGATTTCGTTCTCGACGAATCTGAGTAG
- the gatA gene encoding Asp-tRNA(Asn)/Glu-tRNA(Gln) amidotransferase subunit GatA, which translates to MLSHDTIAAARSAILRKDVSASDLARQAIARIEALNPEINAFNSHDAARALQVANDVDEGRIDGPLAGVPIALKDNLCTTWGTTTCSSKMLENFHAPYDATVVKKLEAAGAVLLGKCNLDEFAMGSSTENSAFGVTRNPWDATTVPGGSSGGSAAAVAASMACGALGSDTGGSIRQPAALCGLVGLKPTYGTVSRYGLVAFASSLDQIGPLTWTVEDAALLMNAITGHDDLDSTSVPAGPDHYADDYTKDLDVPVKGLKLGVVREFVEHEGIDPDVKKSVEAAIAIYEEHGAEIVDVKLPHAEYGIAAYYIIAPSEASSNLARYDGVHFGHRTAEPVEDIVELFSKSRAEGFGPEVQRRIMIGTYALSSGYYDAYYNRALKLRAKIRGGFDDAFKQCDLILTPTAPTPAFKIGEKANDPLAMYLCDIFTVVSNIAGNASLSLPCGFSTDPEKPLPIGLQLVGPNFSEAKLLRVARMLESVTDYHKRRPVVA; encoded by the coding sequence ATGCTCTCGCACGACACCATCGCCGCGGCCCGCAGTGCCATTCTTCGTAAGGACGTGTCCGCGTCGGATCTGGCCCGGCAGGCGATCGCGCGGATCGAGGCGCTGAATCCCGAGATCAACGCGTTCAACAGCCACGACGCCGCCCGGGCACTGCAAGTCGCCAACGACGTGGACGAAGGCCGCATCGACGGGCCGCTCGCCGGTGTGCCGATCGCGCTCAAGGACAACCTCTGCACCACCTGGGGCACCACCACCTGCTCCAGCAAGATGCTCGAGAACTTCCACGCGCCCTACGACGCGACGGTGGTGAAGAAGCTCGAAGCGGCCGGGGCGGTGCTGCTGGGCAAGTGCAACCTCGACGAGTTCGCGATGGGCTCTTCGACCGAGAACTCCGCCTTTGGCGTCACGCGCAACCCCTGGGACGCCACCACCGTCCCCGGCGGCAGCTCCGGCGGATCGGCCGCGGCCGTCGCGGCGTCCATGGCCTGCGGCGCACTCGGCTCCGACACCGGCGGCTCCATCCGGCAGCCCGCCGCACTCTGCGGTCTTGTCGGCCTCAAACCCACCTACGGCACCGTCAGCCGCTACGGCTTGGTCGCGTTCGCCTCCTCTCTCGACCAGATCGGTCCGCTGACGTGGACCGTCGAGGACGCGGCGCTGCTCATGAACGCCATCACCGGCCACGACGACCTCGACTCCACCAGCGTCCCGGCCGGCCCGGACCACTACGCCGACGACTACACCAAGGACCTCGACGTCCCGGTCAAGGGGCTGAAGCTCGGCGTGGTGCGTGAGTTCGTCGAACACGAAGGCATCGATCCGGACGTGAAAAAATCGGTCGAAGCCGCGATCGCGATCTACGAGGAGCACGGGGCCGAGATCGTGGATGTAAAGCTACCACACGCCGAGTACGGCATCGCGGCGTACTACATCATCGCCCCGTCTGAAGCCTCCAGTAACCTCGCCCGCTACGACGGCGTTCACTTCGGCCATCGCACAGCGGAGCCGGTCGAGGACATCGTCGAGCTGTTCTCCAAGAGCCGGGCCGAGGGCTTCGGGCCCGAGGTACAACGCAGGATCATGATCGGCACCTACGCCCTCTCATCCGGCTACTACGACGCGTACTACAACCGCGCCTTGAAGCTCCGCGCCAAGATCCGCGGCGGCTTCGACGACGCGTTCAAACAGTGCGACCTGATCCTCACCCCCACCGCCCCGACGCCCGCCTTCAAGATCGGCGAGAAGGCCAACGACCCGCTGGCGATGTACCTCTGCGACATCTTCACCGTCGTGAGCAACATCGCCGGCAACGCCAGCCTGAGCCTCCCCTGCGGCTTCAGCACCGACCCCGAGAAACCCCTCCCCATCGGCCTCCAACTCGTCGGCCCCAACTTCAGCGAAGCCAAGCTACTACGCGTGGCCCGGATGCTGGAAAGCGTCACGGACTACCACAAACGCCGGCCGGTGGTGGCGTAA
- a CDS encoding nuclear transport factor 2 family protein: MGFNDAASEIQRLLLAQRAAWIGRDADAVAAGFAEDAVFTSPVATYTGRSAIRQAAADFFAYAARIEIDVKRILTAGNKGVIEWHWLEEAAEDGQVRTAADAIVFEVRDGLFVAWREYINWHGG; the protein is encoded by the coding sequence ATGGGATTCAACGACGCCGCATCTGAAATCCAACGCTTGCTGCTGGCTCAGCGGGCCGCCTGGATCGGTCGGGACGCCGACGCGGTCGCGGCCGGTTTCGCCGAGGACGCGGTTTTTACCTCCCCGGTCGCCACATACACCGGTCGATCCGCCATCCGCCAAGCCGCCGCCGACTTCTTCGCCTACGCGGCCCGAATTGAGATCGACGTCAAGCGGATCCTCACCGCCGGCAACAAAGGCGTGATCGAATGGCACTGGCTCGAAGAAGCCGCCGAGGATGGACAGGTGAGAACCGCCGCCGACGCGATCGTGTTCGAGGTCCGCGATGGGTTATTCGTCGCATGGCGCGAGTACATCAACTGGCACGGCGGGTGA
- a CDS encoding ABC transporter ATP-binding protein, translating to MAGELAIDLQNVRKLYRAGFRRKVEALRGVAMRVGRGEIYGLLGPNGAGKSTLVKCMMTVVRPTAAQGNVLGAPLGDKATLQRVGYLPEAHRFPGYLTGRGLVEFFGGLQGMPRRARRKRAGELLDLVGMSDWGDTRITKYSKGMLQRVGLAQAMVADPDLVVLDEPTDGVDPVARRQIRDALLAIRDAGKTVFLNSHLLGELEELCDRVGIMVGGVIHSEGTPDELALGKVWYEIDVDEPTHLDMPGLSWTDRTLRVEVTDPAGVQPVIDALRGAGRTIVRVQQRRPSLEDLFMEAVGEGPGAMQAGRRSETAPPPPIPNVAPAEVQP from the coding sequence ATGGCCGGTGAGCTTGCGATTGATCTACAGAACGTGCGGAAACTGTACCGCGCTGGGTTTCGGCGGAAGGTCGAGGCCCTGCGCGGTGTGGCGATGCGGGTCGGGCGGGGGGAAATCTACGGCCTGCTCGGGCCCAACGGCGCGGGCAAGTCGACGCTCGTCAAATGCATGATGACCGTCGTTCGCCCGACCGCGGCACAAGGCAACGTGCTCGGCGCGCCGCTCGGTGACAAGGCCACGCTCCAACGCGTCGGCTACCTGCCCGAAGCACACCGCTTCCCCGGCTACCTCACCGGCCGAGGGCTGGTCGAGTTCTTCGGCGGACTCCAGGGCATGCCACGTCGGGCCCGCCGCAAACGCGCCGGCGAACTGCTTGACCTGGTCGGCATGAGTGACTGGGGCGACACGCGCATTACCAAATACTCCAAGGGCATGCTCCAGCGCGTCGGCCTCGCGCAGGCGATGGTCGCTGACCCGGACTTGGTCGTGCTCGACGAGCCGACCGACGGCGTTGATCCGGTCGCCCGCCGGCAGATCCGTGATGCCCTGCTGGCCATCCGGGATGCCGGGAAGACGGTCTTTCTCAACAGCCACTTGCTCGGCGAACTCGAAGAACTCTGCGACCGCGTGGGCATCATGGTCGGCGGCGTCATCCACTCCGAAGGCACACCCGACGAACTCGCGCTGGGCAAGGTCTGGTACGAGATCGACGTGGATGAGCCGACGCATCTGGACATGCCGGGACTCAGTTGGACGGATCGAACGCTCCGCGTGGAAGTGACCGACCCGGCGGGCGTCCAACCGGTCATCGACGCGCTGCGTGGTGCCGGCCGGACGATCGTTCGAGTTCAACAGCGGCGCCCGAGTTTGGAAGACCTGTTCATGGAAGCCGTCGGCGAAGGGCCGGGCGCCATGCAGGCGGGGCGACGAAGTGAGACCGCGCCACCACCGCCCATTCCCAACGTTGCTCCCGCGGAGGTGCAGCCATGA
- a CDS encoding peptidylprolyl isomerase: protein MLHLLRKRRSIAAAAESARPVMTEPLEERRLLAAPEVGAIGDFSLPVGHAIQVPVNGFDADGDPLTYSVTSSTSALIPAFRSQDNTWVEMDVDGFGTLVFQLFDQATPLTVQTMRGYIESGLYDGLTFHRIVADFVNQGGDPAGDGTGGGQFTDVEFTDEFQPELIFSGSGQLAMANRGFDTNTTQFFITTGETRSLDYNHTIWGQLVRGFDVNAAINAAPTAGGTPIDDVIISDVRIVENTQDAVLQIRSDGTLGSGTLTVTATDTEGNQTSRTVTVNVEEDLNQFNIENDQPPILAPLSDFRSAPGETIILDIPAFDFEGDDYDIGAQFVTAFDPSNVPGNSIDQINKQISLTPAPGYIGPIEIIVGVKQTGTSSRGSSQATGSGFNIFDKQTITIAIGDDEVSATGTTVNAVPGSAFSGVIGTFTDADPTSAASDFTALIRWGDAEADDATIIKRGDGVFEVRGTHTYDNAFSAPVEFEVFSNDGATAKALSTINVRETTTRTGSFVRIDGTDGDDAIDLSIVGQNLRVDVNGNVTDFPSVEIGILEIRGYDGDDTITLNPGVPAAAIAGGAGNDNVTGGDFNDAIDGGEGADFIFGGGGNDVIQGNEGSDTLSGGAGKNTLNGNEGPDRVNGSGGRDLLFGGADDDRLYGRGGDDTLDGGGGVDRLFGDELAGPFGDDVLIGGGSNDKLYGRGGDDVFFGNAGRDLQWGGDGQDIAFIDDDDVTDDLDLFREIENIA, encoded by the coding sequence ATGCTTCACTTGCTCCGTAAACGTCGTTCGATCGCCGCCGCTGCCGAGTCGGCACGCCCCGTGATGACCGAACCGCTAGAAGAACGTCGCTTGCTGGCCGCCCCCGAGGTCGGAGCGATTGGTGACTTTTCGCTGCCGGTGGGTCACGCGATCCAGGTACCGGTCAACGGCTTCGACGCCGACGGTGATCCGCTGACCTACTCGGTGACGAGTTCCACCAGCGCGCTGATCCCGGCCTTCCGCAGTCAGGACAACACCTGGGTCGAGATGGACGTGGACGGCTTCGGCACGCTCGTGTTCCAGCTCTTCGACCAGGCGACCCCGCTGACGGTCCAAACCATGCGCGGCTACATCGAGTCGGGCCTGTACGACGGGCTCACCTTCCACCGGATCGTGGCCGACTTCGTCAACCAGGGCGGCGATCCGGCCGGCGACGGCACGGGCGGCGGGCAGTTCACCGACGTGGAGTTCACCGACGAGTTCCAGCCCGAGCTCATCTTCTCCGGCTCCGGTCAGCTCGCCATGGCCAACCGCGGCTTCGACACCAACACCACCCAGTTCTTCATCACCACCGGCGAGACCCGCAGCCTCGACTACAACCACACGATCTGGGGCCAGCTCGTCCGCGGGTTCGACGTGAACGCCGCGATCAACGCGGCGCCGACCGCCGGTGGCACGCCGATCGACGACGTGATCATCTCCGACGTCCGCATCGTCGAGAACACGCAGGACGCCGTGTTGCAGATTCGCTCCGACGGCACGCTCGGCTCCGGTACGCTCACCGTCACCGCCACCGACACCGAGGGCAACCAGACCTCCCGCACGGTCACGGTCAACGTCGAGGAAGACCTCAACCAGTTCAACATCGAGAACGACCAGCCGCCGATCCTCGCGCCGCTCTCCGACTTCCGCTCGGCACCGGGCGAGACGATCATCCTCGACATTCCCGCCTTCGACTTCGAAGGCGACGACTACGACATCGGTGCCCAGTTCGTTACGGCTTTCGATCCCAGCAACGTCCCCGGCAACAGCATCGATCAGATCAACAAGCAGATCAGCCTGACCCCGGCACCGGGATATATCGGGCCCATCGAGATCATCGTCGGTGTGAAGCAGACCGGCACCAGCTCGCGCGGCTCGTCGCAGGCAACGGGGTCGGGCTTCAACATCTTCGACAAGCAGACCATCACCATCGCCATCGGCGACGACGAGGTCAGCGCCACCGGCACGACCGTCAACGCCGTGCCCGGCTCGGCCTTCAGCGGCGTGATCGGCACCTTCACCGACGCCGACCCGACCAGCGCCGCTTCCGACTTCACCGCCCTGATCCGCTGGGGTGATGCCGAAGCCGACGACGCGACCATCATCAAGCGCGGCGACGGCGTCTTCGAAGTCCGCGGCACCCACACCTACGACAACGCCTTTAGCGCCCCCGTCGAGTTCGAGGTCTTCTCCAACGACGGCGCGACCGCCAAGGCGCTCTCCACCATCAACGTCCGCGAAACCACCACCCGGACCGGCTCGTTCGTCCGCATCGACGGCACCGACGGCGACGATGCCATCGACCTCTCGATCGTCGGCCAGAACCTCCGCGTCGACGTCAACGGCAACGTCACGGACTTCCCCTCAGTCGAGATCGGCATCCTCGAAATCCGCGGCTATGACGGTGACGACACCATCACGCTCAACCCGGGCGTCCCCGCCGCCGCGATCGCGGGCGGGGCCGGCAACGACAACGTTACCGGCGGCGACTTCAACGACGCTATCGACGGCGGTGAAGGGGCCGACTTCATCTTTGGTGGCGGCGGCAACGACGTGATCCAGGGTAACGAAGGCTCCGACACGCTCAGCGGCGGTGCCGGCAAGAACACCCTCAACGGCAACGAGGGCCCCGACCGCGTCAACGGCTCGGGCGGCCGCGATCTGCTCTTCGGCGGTGCCGACGACGACCGGCTTTACGGTCGGGGCGGCGACGATACCCTCGACGGCGGCGGCGGCGTGGATCGACTCTTCGGCGATGAACTCGCTGGTCCGTTCGGCGACGATGTCCTCATCGGCGGCGGCTCCAACGACAAGCTCTACGGCCGCGGCGGCGACGATGTCTTCTTCGGCAATGCCGGACGCGACCTCCAATGGGGAGGCGATGGTCAGGACATCGCTTTCATCGACGATGATGATGTCACCGACGACCTCGACCTCTTCCGCGAGATCGAGAACATCGCCTGA
- the gatC gene encoding Asp-tRNA(Asn)/Glu-tRNA(Gln) amidotransferase subunit GatC — protein MPDDAPDSAKLDDDAVRHVAKLARLDIADTDVHRISEQLTGILAYVSKIAEVDTEGVEPVAHAVPMENVLREDKVGPMLSVEQALQNAPDKEPPFFKVPKVIGGDEDSAG, from the coding sequence ATGCCCGATGACGCTCCCGACAGCGCCAAGCTCGATGACGACGCCGTCCGCCATGTGGCCAAGCTCGCCCGCCTCGACATCGCCGATACCGACGTGCATCGCATCTCCGAACAGCTCACCGGCATCCTGGCCTACGTCAGCAAGATCGCCGAGGTCGACACCGAAGGCGTCGAGCCGGTCGCGCATGCCGTGCCGATGGAGAACGTCCTGCGCGAGGACAAGGTCGGCCCGATGCTCAGTGTCGAGCAGGCCCTGCAGAACGCCCCGGACAAGGAGCCGCCGTTCTTCAAGGTACCCAAGGTCATCGGCGGCGACGAGGACAGCGCCGGCTAA
- a CDS encoding calcium-binding protein, producing the protein MKYPHHQNGMIENLESRRLLANFSVADLAGTHAILGPGGPVFTEITIDASGNVTDGAYPFSNTGGIPITSGTFDIQPDGAVAADLFFSNPSFPDLGLTGRLDPSGSTLILSAPDPTAFPDTAPDNSYPTRITLTPDGNTADADSFDGAFIFTSEESYGSFDANDNIVLGGTGTDNFTGVTINSGNFSGPFAGSPSNFNQSSNFYSQSGFINLTDIDGTRNIPVQGNFSTDLSIFNGVYFDSGEPEVTTFTRALSGVTLADYDGDYEFISDGLRGTFTINNGSLTGTLLEQEFGTLPITGSINPSSNGFFTGSFSANVPGEGSITVSLAGSSTPNANVLSFTGDIPDEDEFDLYTAVKDEGVTAPPPPSFAVLDVPSTILTVTGTPDNDVLSIVFNNGDLRLRLNGEEQRFDPASVGRIELYMGAGDDLVDFSGIDINTYAFMDVGDDTVTAGAGRDTLTGAAGRDRLFGGPGDDRVNGNGTRDFLFGEGGNDRIYGGDANDYLDGGGNVDRLFGGDGDDFLTGASSNDKLQGEAGNDTLEGGKQNDLLSGGTGDDVIIGNAGLDTLRGDAGFDSIFALDGELDLIDGGTEDDEAEVDGGLDSVASIESLI; encoded by the coding sequence ATGAAGTACCCACACCACCAAAACGGAATGATTGAAAACCTTGAATCCCGTCGCCTGCTGGCCAACTTTTCAGTTGCCGATCTTGCCGGCACGCATGCGATCCTCGGACCGGGCGGGCCGGTCTTTACCGAGATCACCATCGACGCCTCGGGCAACGTGACCGACGGGGCGTATCCGTTCAGCAACACCGGCGGCATACCGATCACGTCCGGCACGTTCGACATTCAGCCCGACGGTGCCGTGGCCGCGGATCTGTTCTTCAGCAACCCGTCGTTCCCCGACCTTGGCCTTACCGGTCGGCTCGATCCGTCCGGCTCGACCCTGATCCTCTCCGCACCCGACCCGACTGCCTTCCCCGATACGGCACCGGATAACTCTTATCCGACGCGCATCACGCTGACACCCGACGGCAATACCGCCGACGCTGACAGCTTCGATGGCGCATTCATCTTCACCAGCGAAGAGTCCTACGGCTCCTTTGACGCCAACGACAACATCGTCCTTGGTGGCACCGGCACCGACAACTTCACCGGCGTCACCATCAACTCGGGCAACTTCTCCGGACCCTTCGCCGGCTCGCCATCGAACTTCAACCAATCCTCCAACTTCTACAGCCAGTCCGGTTTCATCAATCTCACCGACATCGACGGCACCCGCAACATCCCCGTCCAGGGCAACTTCTCCACCGACCTGTCCATCTTCAACGGTGTCTACTTCGACAGTGGAGAACCGGAAGTCACCACCTTCACCCGGGCACTCAGCGGTGTGACCCTCGCCGACTACGACGGGGACTACGAGTTCATCAGCGACGGCTTACGCGGCACTTTCACCATCAACAACGGCAGCCTCACCGGCACGCTCCTCGAACAGGAGTTCGGCACGCTCCCGATCACCGGATCGATCAACCCGTCGAGCAACGGCTTCTTCACCGGATCATTCTCCGCCAACGTCCCGGGCGAGGGCTCCATCACGGTCAGCCTCGCCGGTTCCTCCACGCCGAATGCCAACGTCCTTTCCTTCACCGGTGACATCCCCGACGAGGACGAATTCGATCTCTACACCGCCGTTAAGGACGAGGGCGTGACCGCACCTCCGCCGCCGAGCTTTGCCGTCCTCGACGTTCCCTCGACCATCCTCACGGTCACCGGAACACCCGACAACGACGTGCTTTCGATCGTCTTCAACAACGGAGATCTACGCCTTCGCCTCAATGGCGAAGAGCAACGCTTCGACCCCGCCAGCGTCGGCCGCATCGAACTCTACATGGGTGCCGGCGACGACTTGGTCGACTTCTCCGGCATCGACATCAACACCTACGCGTTCATGGATGTCGGCGACGACACCGTCACCGCGGGCGCCGGCCGTGACACGCTCACCGGCGCCGCCGGCCGTGACCGACTCTTTGGCGGCCCCGGCGACGATCGCGTGAATGGCAACGGTACCCGCGATTTCCTCTTCGGCGAAGGTGGCAACGACCGCATCTATGGCGGCGACGCCAACGACTACCTCGACGGCGGCGGCAACGTCGATCGGCTCTTCGGCGGTGACGGCGACGACTTCCTCACGGGCGCGTCGTCCAACGACAAGCTCCAAGGCGAAGCCGGCAACGACACCCTCGAGGGCGGCAAGCAAAACGACCTGCTCTCAGGCGGCACCGGCGATGACGTCATCATCGGCAACGCCGGCCTCGACACCCTCCGCGGGGACGCCGGCTTCGATTCCATCTTCGCCCTCGACGGCGAACTCGACCTCATCGACGGCGGCACCGAAGACGACGAGGCCGAAGTCGACGGCGGACTCGACAGCGTCGCAAGCATCGAGTCGCTCATCTAG
- a CDS encoding lectin-like protein has protein sequence MKYRRADLYRCIAETLESRRLLSGGGSSEFDSIAEATDLGAALGVRYADGDLASSDDVDVFRIELASGQTIDAYLALEEPPAGPVDGLVRLHDATGVVVATGSDALHPTGDLVNTELTFTAPSAGSYYLSVAAAGNNTFDLTTGDGDTAGTTPGGSVAAGEYRVLVFAGAGIPATAGNGHYYGLTNYGTWSDAQAEAVAAGGQLLAIDSAAEQDFIQQTFLSPNVATPIGGDNPNIFWTGLNDAAVEGAFAWTANAPVAYTNWEPTEPNDQQDVGGEDHGVLNWHWAQWRSNAGYTTSPIPGSWNDVPNTGNNLTGTDQASAAENYRGIIEFETLPTGFAGPLFQWTGTSPNAVPALRYVNGGALNPGETPRVGNGTHFGSIAVGETGHLRRYVIDNASNDAAIARNLVLPDGFVAFDNNANALAGEGLVIPTGGVLGFTLQMQSDALGVATGTVAFEVIVGENTFAQVADTAAFDIAARVVEHQTTQLIGNILYVHGTPDGDNIEVEPRADFDTVTSRLDGDTFGIKDLADIGRIEVYTYGGDDIVTRPGVGIPTYVFGGDGDDSLIGGSGIDTLSGGAGKNTLRGGNGDDRINGSNGRDFLFGDDGDDRLYGRGGNDDLHGGAGVDRLFGDEEGGPYGDDKLYGGSSNDKLYGRSGNDQLFGQGQDDLLDAGPGDDLLNGGTDADTLFGGSGNDTAATDAADLIDGVESIE, from the coding sequence ATGAAGTATCGCCGCGCCGATCTGTACCGTTGTATCGCCGAAACCCTCGAATCGCGCCGGCTGCTTTCGGGTGGCGGCTCATCCGAGTTCGACTCGATCGCCGAAGCGACCGACCTCGGGGCGGCGTTAGGCGTCCGCTACGCCGATGGCGATCTTGCATCGTCCGATGATGTGGATGTGTTTCGGATCGAACTGGCGAGCGGCCAGACGATCGACGCGTACCTCGCACTCGAGGAACCACCCGCCGGCCCGGTCGACGGGCTGGTGCGGTTGCACGACGCGACGGGTGTCGTCGTCGCGACCGGAAGCGATGCGTTGCACCCGACCGGTGACTTGGTCAACACCGAGTTGACCTTCACCGCGCCTTCCGCCGGGTCTTACTACCTGTCGGTCGCTGCCGCTGGGAACAACACGTTCGACCTCACCACCGGCGACGGCGACACCGCGGGCACGACGCCCGGCGGGTCGGTCGCTGCGGGGGAGTACCGAGTGCTCGTCTTCGCCGGTGCCGGCATCCCCGCCACCGCGGGCAATGGGCACTACTACGGCCTGACCAACTACGGCACATGGTCCGACGCACAAGCCGAGGCCGTCGCGGCCGGCGGGCAGTTGCTCGCGATCGACTCCGCCGCCGAGCAGGATTTCATCCAGCAAACTTTCCTGAGCCCGAACGTGGCCACCCCGATCGGCGGCGACAATCCGAACATCTTCTGGACCGGTCTGAACGACGCCGCCGTGGAAGGCGCATTTGCATGGACGGCCAACGCACCCGTGGCTTACACCAACTGGGAACCGACCGAGCCCAACGACCAACAGGACGTCGGCGGCGAGGACCACGGCGTGCTCAACTGGCACTGGGCGCAGTGGCGTTCCAACGCCGGCTACACCACGTCGCCCATTCCCGGGAGTTGGAACGACGTGCCGAACACGGGCAACAACCTCACCGGCACCGACCAAGCCAGTGCCGCCGAGAACTATCGCGGCATCATCGAGTTCGAAACGCTGCCGACCGGATTCGCCGGGCCTTTGTTCCAATGGACCGGCACCTCGCCCAACGCCGTCCCGGCCCTCCGCTATGTCAACGGCGGCGCACTCAACCCCGGCGAAACGCCCCGCGTCGGCAACGGCACCCACTTCGGCTCCATCGCCGTTGGCGAAACCGGCCACCTGCGGCGCTACGTCATCGACAACGCCAGCAACGATGCCGCCATCGCTCGCAACCTTGTTCTGCCCGACGGGTTCGTTGCGTTCGACAACAACGCCAACGCACTCGCCGGGGAAGGCCTAGTCATCCCCACCGGCGGCGTGCTCGGGTTCACGCTGCAGATGCAGTCCGACGCGCTCGGCGTTGCAACCGGCACGGTCGCGTTCGAGGTGATCGTCGGCGAAAACACGTTCGCCCAAGTCGCCGACACGGCCGCGTTCGACATCGCCGCGCGGGTCGTCGAGCACCAAACCACGCAACTCATCGGCAACATCCTCTACGTCCACGGCACGCCCGACGGTGACAACATCGAGGTCGAGCCGCGGGCGGACTTCGACACCGTCACCTCCCGGCTCGACGGCGACACCTTCGGCATCAAAGACCTCGCCGACATCGGCCGTATCGAGGTATACACCTACGGCGGCGACGACATCGTCACCCGGCCTGGCGTCGGCATCCCGACCTACGTCTTCGGCGGCGACGGGGACGACTCGCTGATCGGCGGCAGCGGCATCGACACCCTCTCGGGCGGTGCGGGCAAGAACACCCTCCGTGGCGGCAACGGCGACGACCGCATTAACGGCTCCAACGGCCGGGACTTTCTTTTCGGCGATGACGGCGACGACCGTCTTTACGGTCGCGGCGGCAACGACGACCTCCACGGCGGCGCGGGCGTCGACCGGCTCTTTGGTGACGAAGAAGGCGGTCCCTACGGGGACGACAAACTCTACGGCGGCAGCTCCAACGACAAGCTCTACGGGCGCAGCGGCAACGACCAACTCTTCGGCCAGGGTCAGGACGACCTCCTCGACGCCGGCCCCGGCGACGACCTGCTCAACGGCGGCACCGACGCCGACACACTCTTCGGCGGCAGCGGCAACGACACCGCCGCAACCGACGCCGCCGACCTCATCGACGGGGTCGAGTCGATCGAGTGA